The following proteins come from a genomic window of Flavobacterium crocinum:
- a CDS encoding HmuY family protein — protein sequence MKTKFLKLSLLALFIFTASCSSDDDKNEIPAVVTTKVSNLEAPQTGGQGQPVGGQFTKFSFSQNKVVTDNNWDIAFRGTTIIVNGGAKIGITDEPERTGTGAVSIVSGTFASVTTFPAAATFAQDGNATYAFPTSGANAWYDYDSTTHIISAKAGKVFVVKTHDGKYAKVELLSYYKDAPAAPTATSVSRFYTFNFAYQANSTTTF from the coding sequence ATGAAAACAAAATTCTTAAAACTTTCACTATTAGCATTATTTATTTTTACAGCATCTTGCAGTAGCGATGATGATAAAAATGAAATTCCAGCAGTTGTAACTACAAAGGTTTCTAATCTTGAGGCTCCACAAACAGGAGGACAAGGTCAGCCGGTAGGAGGTCAATTTACAAAATTTAGTTTTTCTCAAAACAAAGTAGTAACGGATAATAATTGGGACATCGCTTTCCGTGGAACTACAATTATTGTTAATGGAGGTGCAAAAATAGGTATTACTGATGAACCAGAAAGAACAGGAACAGGAGCGGTTAGTATTGTTTCTGGTACATTTGCAAGTGTAACGACTTTCCCAGCAGCTGCAACTTTTGCGCAGGATGGTAACGCGACTTATGCATTTCCAACGTCAGGTGCGAATGCTTGGTACGATTATGATTCTACAACTCATATTATTTCTGCAAAAGCTGGAAAAGTATTTGTTGTAAAAACACATGATGGTAAATACGCAAAAGTAGAGTTATTAAGTTATTATAAAGATGCACCAGCTGCACCAACTGCTACTTCTGTTTCTAGATTTTATACTTTTAATTTCGCATACCAGGCTAACAGTACTACAACTTTCTAA
- a CDS encoding GDSL-type esterase/lipase family protein yields the protein MIQKVDTAQAETPIEGQIYNAQVLKNFFEKLEQNENQKNQKINIVHIGDSHIQGDLMTNEIRKNLQQRFGNAGRGLVFPYQLAKTNGSYNERFKSNRVWESYRNILPFRSSPVGLSGIGLWRDSGGFVMEMNVKDPSYKFNTIKIITPQNQNMFDLAVSSKINSIQTTERKVITHKIKKGEVLGTIADKYNVSVAEIKRENHLKSNNIRAGRTLRISTNETRPKTISMSEFVPLTIESDSYSHYYNSDSPLSRIFLIPNKEASNYELNGLVLEKDASGIIYSGIGVNGAKYSDYNKYPLFFEQLKALHPDLLVFSLGTNESYDHLEAGNYIKELQEFISNVRTQKIDSPIIVMTPPPSLLRRKPNNYINDYTKYIIDAAQKDGFAVWDLYDEFGGMSGIKQLKAQGLIGPDWVHYSKKGYEKQGNLFTKAFLKTYDNFKLKN from the coding sequence ATGATTCAAAAAGTTGATACCGCACAGGCGGAAACTCCAATAGAGGGTCAAATTTATAATGCACAAGTATTAAAAAACTTTTTTGAAAAACTGGAACAAAATGAAAACCAGAAAAATCAAAAGATTAATATAGTTCACATTGGGGATTCACATATTCAGGGTGATTTAATGACTAATGAGATCCGAAAAAATTTGCAGCAAAGGTTTGGAAATGCCGGACGAGGATTAGTTTTTCCGTATCAATTGGCAAAAACAAATGGTTCTTACAACGAACGGTTCAAGTCAAATCGTGTTTGGGAAAGTTACAGAAATATTCTTCCATTTAGAAGTAGCCCTGTTGGCTTAAGCGGAATTGGTCTTTGGAGAGATTCCGGCGGATTTGTAATGGAAATGAATGTAAAAGATCCTTCGTATAAATTCAATACCATAAAAATTATAACGCCTCAAAATCAAAATATGTTTGATCTGGCCGTTTCGTCAAAGATCAATTCGATTCAGACAACAGAACGAAAAGTGATAACACACAAGATCAAAAAAGGAGAAGTTTTAGGGACGATTGCTGATAAATACAATGTTTCTGTTGCCGAAATAAAAAGAGAAAATCATCTAAAATCAAACAACATTCGTGCTGGGCGAACTTTAAGAATCTCAACAAATGAAACAAGGCCAAAGACTATTTCAATGTCAGAGTTTGTGCCTTTAACGATAGAATCAGATTCGTATTCGCATTATTACAATTCGGATAGTCCTTTGAGCAGAATTTTTCTGATTCCAAATAAAGAAGCTTCCAATTATGAACTGAACGGTTTAGTTTTAGAAAAAGATGCTTCGGGAATTATTTACAGCGGCATTGGAGTAAACGGCGCTAAATATTCAGATTATAATAAGTATCCGTTATTCTTTGAACAGCTAAAAGCTTTGCATCCGGATTTACTTGTTTTTTCACTTGGAACAAATGAAAGTTACGATCATCTTGAAGCCGGAAACTACATCAAAGAATTACAGGAATTTATAAGTAATGTAAGAACTCAAAAAATAGATTCGCCAATTATTGTGATGACACCACCGCCATCTTTACTGAGAAGAAAACCGAATAATTATATTAATGATTATACAAAATATATTATTGATGCTGCACAAAAAGACGGTTTCGCAGTTTGGGATTTATATGATGAATTCGGAGGTATGAGCGGAATCAAACAATTAAAGGCACAAGGATTAATAGGACCGGATTGGGTTCATTATTCAAAAAAAGGATATGAGAAACAAGGAAACTTGTTTACAAAGGCGTTTTTAAAAACATACGATAATTTTAAATTAAAGAATTAA
- a CDS encoding SGNH/GDSL hydrolase family protein, whose protein sequence is MNTKSYFFQSFSIVALALVAFIGFKQILPDKIFSESKLDSKNVLIDSLLLESVAKDSLAADDDSIDESERKLNNQKIVFDETEGIEFPAESFENYKGYQYLISFYEKLYQLEKNPQNKVRIAYYGDSMTDGDLIVQDVRANYQERFGGNGVGFVSITSESAASRGSVKSTYSKNWKTQSYLNVKKPASPFGVNGHVFFANDASNNTWVQYEAGLNKNCTTLDNATLFYGRSSKTGKVNFIIGKDTLKKSLSPNSLVNTLKVSSGSLKAFKANFVHADSIPIYGFNFDNGIGVHVDNFSQRGNSGLPISMFNADVMRAFNNNLKYDLIILHYGTNVLNYGTKNYSWYEKGMTKTVNKIKESFPGVSILIVSTADKSTKYDLEMKTDSAVVPLMKAQKHYALETESGFVNLYTLMGGDGSMIKWVDEAPAKANKDYTHFNQRGAKAIGNLLYGQLNKGYEEYKVLRAKRDTEGTKPKPVRRARPDSVSITKDSV, encoded by the coding sequence GTGAATACAAAATCTTATTTTTTTCAGTCTTTTTCGATTGTTGCTTTGGCGCTGGTTGCTTTTATTGGATTCAAACAAATTCTTCCGGACAAAATATTCTCAGAAAGTAAGTTAGATTCTAAAAACGTATTAATAGATAGTCTGCTTTTAGAGTCTGTAGCTAAAGATTCGCTTGCCGCGGATGATGATAGTATTGACGAAAGCGAAAGAAAACTAAACAATCAGAAAATTGTTTTTGATGAAACAGAAGGAATCGAGTTTCCGGCCGAATCATTTGAAAACTATAAAGGATATCAATACCTGATTTCTTTCTATGAAAAATTGTACCAGTTAGAGAAAAATCCGCAGAACAAAGTCAGAATTGCTTACTATGGAGATTCTATGACCGATGGAGATTTAATCGTTCAGGATGTTCGTGCCAATTATCAGGAACGATTTGGTGGTAACGGAGTTGGATTTGTTTCAATTACTTCAGAATCTGCTGCATCGAGAGGTTCTGTAAAATCGACTTATTCGAAAAACTGGAAAACGCAATCATATTTAAATGTCAAAAAACCGGCAAGTCCTTTTGGAGTAAACGGACACGTATTTTTTGCAAATGATGCATCTAATAACACTTGGGTTCAGTACGAAGCCGGATTGAATAAAAATTGTACTACTTTAGATAATGCCACGTTGTTTTACGGACGTTCGTCTAAAACAGGAAAAGTAAATTTCATTATCGGAAAAGATACTTTAAAGAAAAGTCTTTCTCCAAACAGTTTAGTAAATACTTTAAAAGTGTCTTCGGGAAGTTTAAAAGCTTTCAAAGCTAATTTTGTGCATGCCGATTCTATTCCTATTTATGGATTTAATTTTGATAACGGGATAGGAGTTCACGTAGATAATTTTTCTCAAAGAGGAAATTCAGGACTTCCAATTTCAATGTTCAATGCCGATGTGATGCGAGCATTTAATAATAATCTGAAATACGATTTAATTATTCTGCACTACGGGACAAACGTTTTGAATTACGGAACAAAGAATTATTCCTGGTATGAAAAAGGAATGACGAAAACCGTAAACAAAATCAAAGAATCTTTCCCGGGAGTTTCCATATTAATTGTTTCTACAGCAGATAAATCAACTAAATACGATTTGGAAATGAAAACCGATTCAGCTGTTGTGCCATTAATGAAAGCGCAAAAACACTACGCTTTAGAAACAGAATCTGGATTTGTAAACTTATACACTTTAATGGGCGGTGACGGATCAATGATTAAATGGGTGGATGAAGCGCCGGCAAAGGCCAATAAAGATTACACACACTTTAATCAGCGTGGTGCAAAAGCTATTGGTAATTTGCTTTACGGACAATTGAATAAAGGATACGAAGAATATAAAGTGCTTAGAGCAAAACGAGATACAGAAGGAACTAAACCAAAACCAGTAAGAAGAGCCAGACCTGATTCCGTTTCAATAACAAAAGACAGCGTATGA